A genomic region of Dermacentor andersoni chromosome 9, qqDerAnde1_hic_scaffold, whole genome shotgun sequence contains the following coding sequences:
- the LOC126527450 gene encoding uncharacterized protein, whose amino-acid sequence MAGPSGTGERRAATASRHSPDTGSGSSSDCDAKRRKSKRQRSPSSSDTSGSTQKLGRHRAAKRRERSESASSRVGREKGKSKNRRHSKSSSGSSGYKSKRKTRRKHKSSSGASSHGSRDSHNREIKRLRRRSGSQLEARRKREWHKRDTESDVQSLSSVISDVAGNTRRATKRRRHRSSSEESNRQETLSEEVKMASRSAAEKKARRVGVEGIQTSECRAAVNSAGQESDSFEAASNDEATGNKKRRKRKVPRTPVTDLFSALNDPAAASSSRSANVDDSSKPRRETNRTPPKETNDDRSDDGRVKNQAAPDVPPTEGSPPPMEFPDLAPDIAELLLQLFLELLLIMLLQYLDHEHPPENLQ is encoded by the exons ATGGCCGGCCCCAGCGGAACGGGCGAGCGACGCGCCGCCACGGCTAGCCGGCACTCGCCGGACACTGGCAGCGGCAGCTCGTCGGACTGCGACGCGAAGAGGCGCAAGTCGAAACGACAACGTTCGCCCAGTAGCAGCGACACGTCCGGTAGCACCCAAAAGCTGGGCAGACACAG GGCTGCGAAGCGCCGCGAGAGAAGTGAATCCGCGTCCAGCCGTGTCGGCCGCGAGAAAGGCAAGTCCAAGAACCGACGCCACTCGAAGAGCTCGTCCGGAAGCAGCGGCTACAAATCTAAGCGCAAGACTAGGAGGAAACACAAGTCGAGCAGCGGCGCGTCCAGCCACGGCAGCAGGGACTCGCACAACCGTGAAATTAAAAGATTACGGCGTCGTTCTGGAAGCCAGCTGGAAGCCCGAAGAAAGCGCGAATGGCATAAGAGAGACACCGAAAGCGATGTTCAGTCGCTGAGCTCTGTTATCAGCGACGTGGCAGGCAATACGCGGAGAGCGACTAAAAGACGTCGCCACCGGTCATCTAGCGAGGAAAGCAACCGCCAAGAAACGCTCAGCGAAGAGGTGAAGATGGCCTCAAGGAGTGCCGCTGAAAAAAAGGCTCGCCGCGTCGGCGTGGAGGGCATCCAGACCAGCGAGTGCCGAGCAGCGGTGAATTCGGCGGGTCAGGAGAGCGACTCGTTCGAAGCAGCTTCGAACGACGAGGCTACCGGAAACAAGAAGCGGCGAAAAAGGAAAGTGCCGCGTACTCCGGTGACCGACCTGTTCAGCGCTCTCAACGACCCCGCAGCAGCGTCTTCGTCTCGGAGTGCGAACGTAGACGACTCGTCGAAGCCTAGGCGCGAGACTAACAGGACACCTCCGAAAGAGACCAACGACGATCGTTCCGACGACGGGCGGGTGAAGAATCAGGCAGCCCCGGATGTGCCACCGACGGAAGGGTCCCCTCCACCGATGGAGTTTCCCGATTTGGCTCCAGACATTGCCGAGCTACTGCTGCAACTGTTCCTCGAGTTGCTTTTGATCATGCTTCTGCAGTACCTTGATCATGAACACCCACCGGAAAACTTGCAGTAG